The DNA sequence GGTATTTTTCCATACCAACCCTTGAAACGGTGTATGCTCCTTATTTGCTTGTTTACGGAATCGTGATGCCGCCGGTGATTGCAGTGCTGGTAAATTATCTTACTATAAGAAAACGTCTGTCCCAGCCGGTATTAAAGTTGATTAAGAATGAGAAAAAAGCTCATAAAATCAGTAATATCAATCTTGGGAAAATGGGATTTGTAGGAAGATTTCGCATTCGCCAGATGCTTCGGGAAATGCGAACCAGTTTCACCGTTGTTTTTGGTATGTTCATTTCTCTGTTGATTCTGATGCTTGGAGTTGACTGTTATGTTCTGGTTAACCATATCAGTGAGGAAAGTAAAGCCGATACAAAGTTTGAATATATGTATACCTACAAGTATCCGGAGAAAGAAGTGCCGGAAGGGGGAGAAGCAGGATTTGCAAAAACGTTCAAAAAGGAGATATTTGGTTATAATCTGGATGTAACCTTACTTGGAATTGACGATGATAATCCATATTTTGATGCAAAGGTGTCAAAAGGGCAGAACCAGATAGTTATTTCCTCTGCTATGGCACAAAAGTATCAATTGAAAGAAGGAGAACAGATCATACTGACGGATGAAGAATCAGATAGATATTATGCTTTTGAGGTAAAGGGGGTTACACAGTACTCCGTAGGTATGTATGCGTTTATGGATATTGATAGTATGAGGGAACTGTTTGGGGAGGAAGAGGATTATTATAATGTAGTATTTGCAGATAGTGAACTTGATATTGATTCAGGAAGACTTTATGCAACAACTACCAGGGATGAGATTGTGAAAGGTTCTAATGTATTTATTTCCAATATGATGTCGATGATATATATGTTGACAGTGGTATCAATTATCATATTCTGTATCGTGATGTATCTTATGATGAAAGTGATGATAGACCGTTCTGCTTTTGGTATCTCACTTATTAAGGTATTTGGTTATCGGAAAAACGAGATACGAAAATTGTATCTGAGTGGGAATTTTTACATAATCGCTATTGGGGCTGCAGTATGTATTCCTGTTACCAAGTGGATTATGGATATGCTGTATCCATTTATGATATCTAATGTCAGCTGTGGGATGAATCTTACATTTACCTGGCAATTGTATGCAGGAATTTATCTTGCAATACTTGTACTGTATTTTGTGATAAATCAGATATTGGTACAGAGACTGAATAAGGTGGTACCGGCAGAGGTATTGAAAAATAGAGAATAGTATCTACATGGCAGAAACCGTTTCATGGAAAATGATTGCATTTTTTTCTTTCAGAAACTATAATAGAGAATGGTATTTTTCAAGAGAAGAAGAACACTGTGAAAAGGAGAACATACCATGGCAAAGGAATTATTAAAAAGAGAGCAGGTAGCAGTAGAAGATACCTGGGCAATCGAAGATATTTATGCAACAGAGGAAGCTTTTTTGGCAGATGCGGATAAGGTAGAAAAAATGTCAGAAGAGCTGGAAAAGTTCACAGAAAGCTATTTGAGTGAAAGTGGAATTCATCTGCTGGAGTACTATAAAAAGCTGGAAGAGATTTATATTGTGATAGATAAGGTATTAGGATATGCAGAAAGGAATGCAGATGTAGATACTTCTAATACACATTATCAGGCATTAGATGGAAAAGTAGTGACATTGTATTATAAATTGCAGGAATTAACAGCACCGATTGACAGTTATATTGTTGCAATGGATGATGCAAAGATTGCACAGTTTTTCAAAGATGTGCCGGAATTAGAAAACTATAAAGTAACCATTGAGGATGTGAGAAGATTGAAACCTCACACACTTTCCTCTGAGATGGAAGCATTACTGGCAGCTACGAGTGATATGGGAAGTGCTGTAGATAAGGTGTATGGTCTTTTAGAAAATGCAGACTTCGAGAATCCTACGGTGAAGGATGAAAAGGGAGAAATGGTCAAGGTCAGCAGTGGAAGATTTGTTCCAATGCTAGAGAGTAAGGACGTCAGAGTACGCCGTGATACCTTTAAGGCTTATTATGCGCGTTATGAACAGTACAAGAATACTTTTGCATCGTTGTATGAAGGTAAGGCAAAATCAAATTTCTTCTATGCAAAGGCCAGAAAATACAGTTCATCTATGGAAGCTGCGGTAGATGCCAATAATGTGCCGAAGGAAGTGTATTATAACCTGATTGAAGCAGTAAATGAGAATATGGATTATCTGCATCAATATATGAAACTGCGTAAGAAACTTTTAGGTGTTGATGAACTTCATATGTATGATGTGTATACACCGATGGTAGAGCAGGAGGAAGGTGAGATTACCTATGCTATGGCACAGGAGGAAATTGCAGAGGCATTAAAGGTGCTTGGTGACGATTATGTAAGTGTACTGAAGCAGGGATTTGAAAATCGTTGGATTGATAAATATGAAAACGAAGGAAAGAGAAGTGGAGCATATTCTGCAGGAAATTATTCCACGCATCCATTTGTATTGATGAACTTCCAGTACAATCTGGATTCTGAATTTACACTTGCACATGAAATGGGGCATGCGCTTCATTCTTACTATTCTTCCAAGAATAATAATATTTTTGATAGTGATTACAAGATATTTGTGGCAGAAGTGGCTTCTACTTGTAATGAAGCATTGTTGATGGATTATCTGTTGAAAAAGACGACAGATAAGAGGAAAAAGGCATACCTGATTAATCATTTCTTAGAACAGTTCCGTACTACGTTGTATCGTCAGACCATGTTTGCGGAATTTGAACTGCGTACCCATGAAATGGTAGAAAAAGGTGAGGCTTTGACAGCAGATGTTTTAAAGAAAGTATATTATGACTTAAACAAAAAGTACTATGGCAATGATATGGTAGTAGATGAGGAAATTGCAATAGAATGGGCAAGAATACCACATTTCTATTATAATTTTTATGTATATCAGTATGCCACCAGTTTTTCAGCGTCTATGGCAATCAGTAAGATGATTCTGGAAGAAGGAAAGCCGGCAGTAGACAGGTATCTTAAGTTCTTAAGTGGTGGATGTACAAAGTCTCCGATTGATTTGTTAAAGGATGCTGGTGTGGATATGACCACGAAAAAGCCAATTAGCGATGCACTTAAGACATTTGGAGAATTGATTCAGGAAATGGATCAGTTAGTTTAGGAAAGAGAGGATACTTTTTTTGGCAGATTTACAGAAAGAAATAGAAAAACGTAGAACTTTTGCAATTATATCTCACCCGGATGCCGGAAAGACCACATTGACCGAAAAGTTTTTGTTGTATGGAGGAGCTATTAACTTAGCCGGTTCTGTAAAAGGAAAAGCAACAGCAAGACATGCAGTATCTGACTGGATGGAAATAGAGAAGGAGAGAGGTATTTCCGTTACCTCCTCCGTATTGCAGTTTAACTATGACGGATATTGTATCAATATTTTGGATACGCCGGGACATCAGGACTTCTCAGAAGATACCTATCGTACTTTGATGGCAGCAGATTCTGCTGTTATGGTTATTGATGGTTCCAAGGGTGTAGAGGCGCAGACACGAAAATTATTTAAGGTATGCGTAATGCGCCACATTCCGATTTTTACTTTTATCAATAAAATGGACCGTGATGCTAACGACACCTTTGATTTGCTGGATGAGATTGAAAAAGAACTTGGAATTGCGACTTGTCCAATCAACTGGCCTATTGGTTCCGGAAAAAACTTCAAAGGTGTATATGACCGTAATACCAGAAAGGTAAAAATCTTTGAAGATACATTAAAGGGAACCAAGGAAGGAACAGAGCGGGAATTTGATATTGAAGATTCTGCATTAGAGGAAATTATTGGTGCAGATTACAAGGCACAGCTTTTAGAAGAAATTGAACTGTTAGACGGTGCCAGTGCAGAATTTGACATGGAACTGGTATCGAAGGGAGAATTATCACCGGTATTTTTTGGTTCTGCATTGACAAACTTTGGTGTAGAGACCTTTTTGCAGCACTTTTTGCAGATGACATCTTCCCCATTGCCAAGAAAATCAGATATTGGGGAAATTAATCCATTTTCAGAGGATTTTTCTGCATTTGTATTTAAGATTCAGGCAAATATGAATAAGGCTCATCGCGACCGTATTGCATTTATGCGTATCTGTTCCGGAAAATTTGAAGCGGGAATGGAAGTAACACATATACAGGGCGGAAATAAGAAAATGCGTCTGTCCCAGCCACAACAGATGATGGCACAGGACCGTAAAATCATAGAAGAGGCATATGCCGGAGATATTATTGGTGTTTTTGACCCGGGAATCTTCTCTATTGGAGATACCATTACTACGGCAAATGACAAGTTTGCATTTGAAGGAATTCCGACTTTTGCACCGGAACATTTTGCAAGAGTGCGTCAGCTGGATACTATGAAACGAAAACAGTTTGTGAAGGGAATTACCCAGATCGCACAAGAAGGTGCGATTCAGATTTTCCAAGAGTACAATACTGGAATGGAAGAGATTATTGTAGGCGTAGTAGGAGAACTTCAATTTGATGTTCTAAAATACCGTCTGGAGAATGAGTATAACGTAGACATTCGCCTGGAGAAGCTGCCTTATGAGCATATCCGCTGGATTGAAAATAAAGAGATTGATATGGATAAGCTGGTAGGAACTTCAGATATGAAGAAGATTCAGGACTTAAAGGGCAATCCATTGCTATTATTTGTAAACAGCTGGAGTGTCGGAATGACATTGGATCGAAATGAAGGATTGGAATTGTCAGAGTTCGGAAGAGAATAGAAGAGTATGTGATAGAAAAACGGATAGGAAACTGAGTGAGTTCAGTATCTTATCCGTTTTTCGTTGTTTCCTTACTCTAGATTTACCTTTTTTCGCATGAGAATAAGTGTAATGATATAGAACAAAATGCCAAGTACCAGATTCAATATGATAGAAGCAGGAAAAATTGTACTGTATATGCTACGAGTAGTAGATAGTGAATCTGTGGCAGTACCAGTAATATTCCTTAAATTGATAACTATCAAGATGATACTGGAAGTGATTTGAGTACCTATGTATAATGCAATATAAAAGACAATGGAGCATGCAACCCTGCATTTTTCTACTAACTGTCCCAGTGTAATAGCAAGGTATCCCATGGTCAGTGAGAAAAAGCTGCTTACCAGAAAGAGGATAAAACACAAGAATATCAGTACAACAGGGGTATATCCAAAAATATCCTGAAAGGAGGCTGTGTCTTGTGCTCCGTTAGACAAGGCAGAAATAAAGCCTGAAAGGAACGCTCCCTTGTCAGTGGAATTTTCGTGTACAGCTGCATAGTAACCACTGGAAAAACTAAGGGCAAAAATAGAACCCATGGTAAGTAGTGTGTTAAAGATAGCCCATAAGGAGGCTACAATCAGTTTGGCATTTAAAAGTTGTAACGGAGTAACCGGAAGGGTAAACATTAAATATCCTTCAGCAGTAAATAGATTTTTGTAAAATCGTACCAACAGATAAATTGTAGATACTAAATCTAATATAATCATGGAAATAGCATACAGAATAATTAGGAGAATAACCAATGGAATGGAATTCTCGCTCTGTAGGAGATCTGTGCCTAAAAAAATGCATCCTACGATTGTAATAAGAATAATGGTAAGGTTTACCGGAATGAGAATTCTTCTGGTAGCCGTCCATTCGTGCTTTAGTAATTTTCCTAACATTTGAATACCTCC is a window from the Roseburia sp. 499 genome containing:
- a CDS encoding FtsX-like permease family protein; its protein translation is MQKILRKRVWRDLKENVLRYLALGFMIILGMYLIISMVGAADTIIVGVDKVAEQAKVEDGQFGVFVPLTERQRKELTDKGIDLEEMFYLDFRAEEESTLRVFKNRERINLLQLEEGNSPETEKEIVLEKRYCEEHDIQTGNVVSVGKQEFTVCGIGTVPDYDAAYRNLSDSSVDSGQFGIAFVTEEAYDSLNASATSDKAEEYLYAYRLNGKMTDTELKEELKGLKVSENEIKDATGQMLHASLQEISQGSEKLSEGIGELKEQSDELMDKYFDIEISNLTHFLTTEDNPRIKASANDQVLTKVAGLMAGVIVMVLFTYVISVFVIHGIEKESSIIGALYALGAKRKDLIYHYLMLPVIVTFIAGVIGTALGYSKWGIDVQMADCYGYFSIPTLETVYAPYLLVYGIVMPPVIAVLVNYLTIRKRLSQPVLKLIKNEKKAHKISNINLGKMGFVGRFRIRQMLREMRTSFTVVFGMFISLLILMLGVDCYVLVNHISEESKADTKFEYMYTYKYPEKEVPEGGEAGFAKTFKKEIFGYNLDVTLLGIDDDNPYFDAKVSKGQNQIVISSAMAQKYQLKEGEQIILTDEESDRYYAFEVKGVTQYSVGMYAFMDIDSMRELFGEEEDYYNVVFADSELDIDSGRLYATTTRDEIVKGSNVFISNMMSMIYMLTVVSIIIFCIVMYLMMKVMIDRSAFGISLIKVFGYRKNEIRKLYLSGNFYIIAIGAAVCIPVTKWIMDMLYPFMISNVSCGMNLTFTWQLYAGIYLAILVLYFVINQILVQRLNKVVPAEVLKNRE
- a CDS encoding peptide chain release factor 3; protein product: MADLQKEIEKRRTFAIISHPDAGKTTLTEKFLLYGGAINLAGSVKGKATARHAVSDWMEIEKERGISVTSSVLQFNYDGYCINILDTPGHQDFSEDTYRTLMAADSAVMVIDGSKGVEAQTRKLFKVCVMRHIPIFTFINKMDRDANDTFDLLDEIEKELGIATCPINWPIGSGKNFKGVYDRNTRKVKIFEDTLKGTKEGTEREFDIEDSALEEIIGADYKAQLLEEIELLDGASAEFDMELVSKGELSPVFFGSALTNFGVETFLQHFLQMTSSPLPRKSDIGEINPFSEDFSAFVFKIQANMNKAHRDRIAFMRICSGKFEAGMEVTHIQGGNKKMRLSQPQQMMAQDRKIIEEAYAGDIIGVFDPGIFSIGDTITTANDKFAFEGIPTFAPEHFARVRQLDTMKRKQFVKGITQIAQEGAIQIFQEYNTGMEEIIVGVVGELQFDVLKYRLENEYNVDIRLEKLPYEHIRWIENKEIDMDKLVGTSDMKKIQDLKGNPLLLFVNSWSVGMTLDRNEGLELSEFGRE
- the pepF gene encoding oligoendopeptidase F; protein product: MAKELLKREQVAVEDTWAIEDIYATEEAFLADADKVEKMSEELEKFTESYLSESGIHLLEYYKKLEEIYIVIDKVLGYAERNADVDTSNTHYQALDGKVVTLYYKLQELTAPIDSYIVAMDDAKIAQFFKDVPELENYKVTIEDVRRLKPHTLSSEMEALLAATSDMGSAVDKVYGLLENADFENPTVKDEKGEMVKVSSGRFVPMLESKDVRVRRDTFKAYYARYEQYKNTFASLYEGKAKSNFFYAKARKYSSSMEAAVDANNVPKEVYYNLIEAVNENMDYLHQYMKLRKKLLGVDELHMYDVYTPMVEQEEGEITYAMAQEEIAEALKVLGDDYVSVLKQGFENRWIDKYENEGKRSGAYSAGNYSTHPFVLMNFQYNLDSEFTLAHEMGHALHSYYSSKNNNIFDSDYKIFVAEVASTCNEALLMDYLLKKTTDKRKKAYLINHFLEQFRTTLYRQTMFAEFELRTHEMVEKGEALTADVLKKVYYDLNKKYYGNDMVVDEEIAIEWARIPHFYYNFYVYQYATSFSASMAISKMILEEGKPAVDRYLKFLSGGCTKSPIDLLKDAGVDMTTKKPISDALKTFGELIQEMDQLV